From Pseudomonas sp. stari2, a single genomic window includes:
- a CDS encoding YggT family protein, whose protein sequence is MIGLNTAAVYVLQTLGSLYLLIVLLRFVLQLVRANFYNPLCQFVVKATQPLLKPLRRIIPSLFGLDMSSLVLAILVQLALMALTLLLTYGTTGNPLQLLIWSIIGVTALFLKIFFFALIISVILSWVAPGSHNPGAELVNQICEPALAPFRRFLPSMGGLDLSPIFAFLALKLIDMLVINNLAAMTMMPEILRLLM, encoded by the coding sequence ATGATTGGATTGAACACCGCAGCGGTCTACGTGCTGCAAACCCTCGGCAGCCTGTACCTGCTGATCGTGCTGCTGCGCTTCGTCCTGCAACTGGTACGGGCGAACTTCTACAACCCGCTGTGCCAGTTCGTGGTCAAGGCCACCCAACCGCTGCTCAAGCCACTGCGCCGGATCATCCCGAGCCTGTTCGGCCTGGACATGTCGTCGCTGGTGCTGGCAATCCTCGTACAACTGGCACTGATGGCGCTGACCCTGCTGCTGACCTACGGCACCACCGGCAACCCGTTGCAACTGCTCATCTGGTCGATCATCGGCGTGACCGCGCTGTTCCTGAAGATTTTCTTCTTCGCCCTGATCATCAGCGTGATCCTGTCGTGGGTCGCTCCGGGCAGCCATAACCCGGGCGCCGAGCTGGTGAACCAGATCTGCGAACCGGCCCTGGCGCCGTTCCGGCGCTTCCTGCCGAGCATGGGCGGTCTGGACCTGTCGCCGATCTTCGCCTTCCTCGCGCTGAAGCTGATCGACATGCTGGTGATCAACAACCTCGCGGCGATGACGATGATGCCGGAAATCCTGCGCCTGTTGATGTGA
- a CDS encoding type IV pilus twitching motility protein PilT: MDITELLAFSAKQGASDLHLSAGLPPMIRVDGDVRRINLPALDHKQVHELIYDIMNDTQRVEFEKHLETDFSFEVPGVARFRVNAFNQNRGAGAVFRTIPSKVLSMEDLAMGDVFRKITDAPRGLVLVTGPTGSGKSTTLAAMIDYLNTHRHHHILTIEDPIEFVHESRKCLINQREVHRDTRSFATALRSALREDPDVILVGEMRDLETIRLALTAAETGHLVFGTLHTTSAAKTIDRVVDVFPGDEKSMVRSMLSESLLAVVSQTLIKKIGGGRVAAHEIMLGTSAIRNLIREDKVAQMYSAIQTGGSLGMQTLDMCLKDLVTKGLVSREHAREKARTPDNF, encoded by the coding sequence ATGGATATCACTGAACTGCTGGCCTTCAGCGCCAAACAGGGCGCTTCCGACCTGCACCTGTCGGCCGGACTGCCGCCGATGATCCGCGTGGATGGCGATGTGCGGCGGATCAATCTGCCGGCGCTGGATCACAAACAGGTGCATGAGCTGATCTACGACATCATGAACGACACCCAGCGGGTGGAGTTCGAGAAACATCTGGAAACCGACTTTTCCTTCGAAGTGCCGGGTGTGGCGCGGTTTCGGGTCAACGCCTTTAACCAGAACCGTGGCGCCGGCGCCGTATTCCGCACCATCCCGTCGAAAGTGCTGAGCATGGAAGACCTCGCCATGGGCGACGTCTTTCGCAAGATCACCGACGCCCCGCGCGGGCTGGTGCTGGTGACCGGGCCGACCGGCTCCGGCAAGTCCACCACCCTGGCGGCGATGATCGATTACCTCAACACTCATCGTCATCACCACATCCTGACCATCGAAGACCCGATCGAATTCGTCCACGAATCGCGCAAATGCCTGATCAATCAGCGTGAAGTCCACCGCGATACCCGCAGTTTCGCCACGGCACTGCGCTCGGCGCTGCGGGAAGACCCGGATGTGATCCTGGTGGGCGAGATGCGCGACCTGGAAACCATCCGTCTGGCGCTGACCGCTGCGGAAACCGGGCATCTGGTGTTCGGCACACTGCACACCACGTCGGCGGCCAAGACCATCGACCGGGTGGTGGACGTATTTCCGGGGGATGAGAAGTCCATGGTGCGTTCGATGCTGTCGGAGTCGTTGCTGGCCGTGGTCTCGCAGACGCTGATCAAGAAGATCGGCGGCGGCCGGGTGGCGGCCCACGAGATCATGCTGGGTACGTCGGCGATCCGTAACCTGATCCGCGAGGACAAGGTGGCGCAGATGTATTCGGCGATCCAGACTGGCGGGTCGCTGGGGATGCAGACACTCGACATGTGCCTGAAGGATCTGGTGACCAAGGGCCTGGTCAGTCGCGAGCATGCGCGGGAGAAGGCGCGGACGCCGGATAACTTCTAG
- a CDS encoding DUF4426 domain-containing protein yields MGRLITTLLAACLSLSAVAADAIKSERQETFGDVTVHYNTFNSTYLQPDIAKAAELIRSKNQGVINVSVIKDGKPLTANVTGTVKDLTSQSVPLTFRQITEQGAIYYIAQYPVEQQETRTFEIKVQTGDKINTINFNQELFPGQ; encoded by the coding sequence ATGGGACGCCTGATTACCACGCTGTTGGCCGCCTGCCTGAGCCTGTCGGCCGTGGCAGCCGATGCCATCAAGAGCGAGCGCCAGGAAACCTTCGGCGACGTGACGGTGCACTACAACACCTTCAACTCGACCTACCTGCAACCGGACATCGCCAAGGCTGCCGAGCTGATCCGCAGCAAGAACCAGGGCGTGATCAATGTCTCGGTGATCAAGGACGGCAAGCCGTTGACCGCCAACGTCACCGGCACGGTGAAAGATCTGACCAGCCAGAGCGTGCCGCTGACCTTCCGCCAGATCACCGAACAGGGCGCGATCTATTACATCGCCCAGTACCCGGTGGAACAGCAGGAAACCCGCACCTTTGAAATCAAGGTGCAGACCGGCGACAAGATCAACACCATCAATTTCAACCAAGAGCTTTTCCCTGGCCAATGA
- a CDS encoding YggS family pyridoxal phosphate-dependent enzyme, translated as MSTIADNIALVSSRIHAATAAAGRDENSVQLLAVSKTKPAQALREAYAAGLRDFGENYLQEALGKQLELADLPLIWHFIGPIQSNKTRSIAEHFAWVHSVDRLKIAQRLSEQRPADLPPLNICIQVNVSGEASKSGCTPADLPALAQAISALPRLKLRGLMAIPEPTEDRAEQDAAFAAVQKLQAGLDLPLDTLSMGMSHDLESAIAQGATWVRIGTALFGARDYSQS; from the coding sequence ATGTCCACGATAGCAGACAACATTGCCCTCGTTAGTTCACGCATTCATGCCGCCACCGCTGCCGCCGGCCGCGATGAAAACAGCGTCCAGCTGCTGGCCGTGAGCAAGACCAAACCCGCCCAAGCCCTGCGCGAAGCGTACGCCGCCGGCCTGCGTGACTTTGGCGAGAACTACCTGCAGGAAGCTTTGGGCAAACAGCTCGAACTGGCCGACCTGCCCTTGATCTGGCACTTCATCGGCCCCATTCAGTCGAACAAGACCCGCTCGATTGCCGAGCATTTCGCCTGGGTGCACTCCGTGGATCGTCTGAAAATCGCCCAACGCCTGTCCGAACAACGCCCGGCGGACCTGCCGCCACTGAATATCTGCATTCAGGTCAACGTCAGCGGTGAAGCCAGCAAGTCCGGCTGCACCCCGGCCGACCTGCCGGCCCTGGCCCAGGCCATCAGCGCCCTGCCGCGCTTGAAGTTGCGCGGGCTGATGGCGATTCCCGAGCCGACCGAAGATCGCGCCGAGCAAGACGCTGCATTCGCTGCCGTTCAGAAGCTGCAGGCCGGCCTCGACCTGCCGCTCGACACACTTTCCATGGGCATGAGCCACGACCTCGAGTCGGCCATTGCCCAGGGTGCCACCTGGGTCCGTATCGGTACGGCCCTGTTTGGCGCTCGCGACTACTCCCAATCTTGA
- the thiS gene encoding sulfur carrier protein ThiS gives MRIQLNGESLELPDGETVAALLTRLDLTGRRVAVELNLDIVPRSQHADTTLNDGDNVEVVHAIGGG, from the coding sequence ATGCGCATTCAGTTGAACGGCGAATCCCTTGAACTGCCCGACGGTGAAACCGTTGCGGCCCTGCTGACCCGTCTGGACCTGACCGGACGCCGCGTCGCGGTCGAGCTCAATCTGGATATCGTCCCGCGCAGCCAGCACGCCGACACCACTTTGAACGACGGCGACAATGTCGAAGTGGTGCACGCCATCGGCGGCGGCTAG
- the hemW gene encoding radical SAM family heme chaperone HemW, with protein MTRASSASPLIVGGAASSPRAPLPTLPPLALYIHIPWCVRKCPYCDFNSHTASPVLPEQEYVDALLADLDQDLHAVYDRELSSIFFGGGTPSLFSAQALGRLLEGVKQRIPFADDIEITLEANPGTFEQEKFVAYRKLGINRLSIGVQSFQQEKLKALGRIHNGDEAVRAAGMARQAGFDNFNLDLMHGLPDQSLDDALSDLRQAIELKPTHISWYQLTLEPNTVFWNQPPVLPEDDTLWDIQEAGQALLAEHGYAQYEVSAYAQPGRPARHNLNYWSFGDFIGIGAGAHGKLSHPDGRIVRTWKTRLPKDYLNPAKSFQAGEKALTNDEMPFEFLMNALRLTAGVESRLYPERTGLPLESLDEHRREAEQSGLLQVEPSRLAATERGQLFLNDLLQKFLS; from the coding sequence ATGACCCGTGCTTCTTCTGCGTCGCCACTGATCGTCGGTGGCGCCGCCTCCTCGCCTCGGGCGCCGTTGCCGACGCTGCCGCCTCTGGCGCTGTACATCCACATCCCGTGGTGTGTGCGCAAATGCCCTTATTGCGACTTCAACTCGCACACAGCCAGCCCGGTGCTGCCGGAGCAGGAATACGTCGATGCGCTGCTCGCCGACCTGGATCAGGATCTGCACGCGGTGTACGACCGTGAGTTGAGTTCGATCTTCTTTGGTGGCGGCACGCCGAGCCTGTTCAGTGCCCAAGCCCTTGGTCGCTTGCTGGAAGGCGTCAAACAACGCATCCCGTTTGCCGATGACATCGAAATCACCCTGGAAGCCAACCCCGGGACTTTCGAGCAAGAGAAGTTCGTCGCCTACCGCAAACTGGGGATCAATCGTCTGTCGATCGGCGTCCAGAGCTTCCAGCAGGAAAAGCTCAAGGCCCTCGGCCGCATCCACAACGGCGACGAAGCCGTGCGGGCGGCAGGCATGGCGCGCCAGGCCGGTTTCGATAACTTCAACCTCGACTTGATGCACGGCTTGCCGGACCAGTCGCTGGACGATGCCCTGAGCGATCTGCGCCAAGCCATCGAACTGAAACCGACGCACATCTCCTGGTATCAGCTCACGCTGGAGCCGAACACCGTGTTCTGGAACCAGCCGCCAGTGCTGCCGGAAGACGACACGCTGTGGGACATTCAAGAAGCCGGACAGGCGCTGCTGGCCGAACACGGTTACGCGCAGTACGAGGTTTCCGCTTACGCCCAACCGGGTCGTCCGGCGCGGCATAACCTCAACTACTGGAGTTTCGGCGACTTCATCGGCATCGGCGCCGGCGCCCACGGCAAGCTCAGCCATCCGGACGGGCGCATCGTGCGCACTTGGAAGACGCGCTTGCCGAAGGACTACCTCAACCCGGCCAAAAGTTTCCAGGCCGGCGAGAAAGCCCTGACCAACGACGAGATGCCATTCGAGTTCCTGATGAACGCCCTGCGCCTGACTGCCGGCGTCGAATCACGCCTGTATCCCGAGCGCACCGGCCTGCCGCTGGAGAGCCTCGATGAACACCGCCGCGAGGCCGAACAAAGCGGTCTGTTGCAGGTCGAACCGTCACGTCTGGCGGCCACCGAGCGCGGACAACTCTTTCTCAACGATTTACTGCAGAAATTTCTGAGCTGA
- a CDS encoding DUF423 domain-containing protein: MLRSFLMLAAFFGFTGVGLGAFAAHGLKNRLTPEFLAIFHTGVMYQLVHALALFGVALLATQLQGRLVAWAGISFSIGILLFSGSLYLLTTLGIGKLGIITPFGGLAFLIGWLCLGLAAWRLQPTA, encoded by the coding sequence ATGCTGCGTAGCTTTCTGATGCTGGCTGCCTTCTTTGGTTTCACTGGTGTCGGCCTCGGCGCATTCGCCGCCCATGGCCTGAAAAACCGCCTGACCCCGGAGTTCCTGGCGATCTTCCACACTGGCGTCATGTATCAGTTGGTACACGCATTGGCGCTGTTCGGCGTGGCGCTGCTGGCCACGCAGCTTCAGGGGCGTCTGGTCGCCTGGGCCGGCATCTCGTTCAGCATTGGTATCCTGCTGTTCTCTGGCAGCCTGTACCTGTTGACCACCCTCGGCATCGGCAAGCTCGGCATCATCACCCCATTCGGTGGCCTGGCATTCCTGATCGGCTGGCTGTGCCTCGGACTCGCCGCCTGGCGCCTGCAGCCAACCGCTTGA
- a CDS encoding homoserine O-acetyltransferase: MPAAFPPDSVGLVTPQTAHFSEPLALACGRSLAAYDLIYETYGTLNAQASNAVLICHALSGHHHAAGYHSVDDRKPGWWDSCIGPGKPIDTNKFFVVSLNNLGGCNGSTGPSSLNPDTGKPFGADFPVLTVEDWVHSQARLADLLGIGQWAAVIGGSLGGMQALQWTITYPDRVRHCLAIASAPKLSAQNIAFNEVARQAILTDPEFHGGSFQEQGVIPKRGLMLARMVGHITYLSDDSMGEKFGRGLKSEKLNYDFHSVEFQVESYLRYQGEEFSGRFDANTYLLMTKALDYFDPAANFDDNLAKTFEGAKAKFCVMSFTTDWRFSPARSRELVDALMAARKDVSYLEIDAPQGHDAFLIPIPRYLQAFGNYMNRITV; encoded by the coding sequence ATGCCAGCTGCCTTTCCCCCCGATTCTGTTGGTCTGGTGACGCCGCAAACGGCGCACTTCAGCGAACCGCTGGCCCTGGCCTGCGGCCGTTCGCTGGCCGCTTATGACCTGATCTACGAAACCTACGGCACGCTGAACGCACAAGCGAGCAACGCCGTGTTGATCTGCCACGCCTTGTCCGGCCACCACCACGCTGCGGGTTACCACAGCGTCGACGACCGCAAGCCCGGTTGGTGGGATAGCTGCATCGGCCCCGGCAAACCGATCGACACCAACAAGTTCTTCGTGGTCAGCCTGAACAACCTCGGCGGTTGCAACGGCTCCACCGGCCCGAGCAGCCTCAATCCGGACACCGGCAAACCGTTCGGCGCCGACTTCCCGGTACTGACCGTGGAAGACTGGGTGCACAGCCAGGCACGCCTGGCCGACCTGCTCGGCATCGGCCAGTGGGCGGCGGTGATCGGCGGCAGCCTCGGCGGCATGCAGGCGCTGCAATGGACCATCACCTATCCGGATCGCGTTCGCCACTGCCTGGCCATCGCCTCGGCCCCCAAGTTGTCGGCGCAGAACATTGCGTTCAACGAAGTGGCGCGCCAGGCGATTCTCACCGACCCGGAATTCCACGGTGGCTCGTTCCAGGAACAAGGCGTGATCCCAAAGCGCGGCCTGATGCTGGCGCGGATGGTCGGGCACATCACCTACCTGTCCGACGACTCCATGGGCGAGAAATTCGGTCGCGGCCTGAAGAGCGAAAAGCTCAACTACGACTTCCACAGCGTCGAGTTTCAGGTCGAAAGCTACCTGCGCTATCAGGGCGAAGAGTTCTCCGGGCGCTTCGATGCCAACACTTATCTGTTGATGACAAAGGCGCTGGATTACTTCGATCCGGCAGCGAACTTCGACGATAACCTGGCGAAAACCTTCGAAGGTGCGAAAGCCAAGTTCTGCGTGATGTCGTTCACCACCGACTGGCGCTTCTCCCCCGCTCGCTCGCGGGAACTGGTGGATGCGCTGATGGCTGCGCGCAAGGACGTCAGCTACCTGGAAATCGACGCACCCCAGGGCCACGACGCCTTCCTGATTCCGATCCCGCGTTATTTGCAGGCGTTCGGCAATTACATGAACCGAATTACGGTGTGA
- the proC gene encoding pyrroline-5-carboxylate reductase yields the protein MSNTRIAFIGAGNMAASLIGGLRAKGLEAAHIRASDPGEETRNRVSAEHGIETFADNAQAIDGADVVVLAVKPQAMKAVCEAIRPSLKPNQLVVSIAAGITCASMTAWLGEQPIVRCMPNTPALLRQGVSGLYATGEVSAEQRQQAEELLSAVGIALWLNEEQQLDAVTAVSGSGPAYFFLLIEAMTAAGVKLGLPKETAEQLTLQTALGAAHMAVSSDVDAAELRRRVTSPAGTTEAAIKSFQAGGFEALVEKALGAAAHRSAEMAEQLGK from the coding sequence ATGAGCAACACGCGTATTGCCTTTATCGGTGCCGGCAACATGGCCGCCAGCCTGATCGGCGGCCTGCGGGCCAAGGGTCTGGAAGCCGCACACATCCGCGCCAGCGATCCGGGCGAAGAAACCCGCAACCGGGTCAGCGCCGAACATGGCATCGAAACCTTTGCCGACAACGCCCAGGCCATCGACGGCGCCGACGTTGTCGTTCTGGCGGTCAAGCCACAGGCCATGAAGGCCGTGTGCGAAGCGATCCGCCCGAGCCTGAAACCGAATCAGCTGGTGGTGTCCATCGCCGCCGGCATCACCTGCGCCAGCATGACTGCATGGCTTGGCGAGCAGCCGATCGTGCGCTGCATGCCCAACACCCCGGCGCTGCTGCGTCAGGGCGTGAGCGGTCTGTATGCCACCGGCGAAGTGAGCGCCGAACAGCGCCAACAGGCTGAAGAACTGCTGTCCGCCGTGGGCATCGCCTTGTGGCTGAACGAAGAGCAGCAACTGGACGCGGTCACAGCCGTCTCCGGTTCCGGCCCGGCCTACTTCTTCCTGCTGATCGAAGCCATGACCGCCGCTGGCGTCAAACTCGGCCTGCCGAAGGAAACCGCCGAACAACTGACCTTGCAGACCGCACTGGGCGCCGCACACATGGCGGTTTCCAGCGACGTCGACGCTGCCGAGTTGCGCCGTCGCGTGACCTCGCCGGCGGGCACCACGGAAGCCGCGATCAAATCGTTCCAGGCCGGCGGCTTCGAAGCCCTGGTGGAAAAAGCACTCGGCGCCGCCGCGCACCGCTCGGCCGAGATGGCCGAACAACTGGGCAAATAA
- a CDS encoding DUF3392 domain-containing protein, which yields MDLILDLLATVSRWSRSNLSEIALALVGCLLVLFGADFKGWVEQRLGSIAGALRVPLMALLCMIGSGAALIYATPWVVKGLSQFNNYSLAPVLLVVLVLIGVVADRR from the coding sequence ATGGATTTGATACTCGACCTGCTCGCCACTGTCTCCCGCTGGAGCCGCAGCAACCTCTCGGAAATCGCGCTGGCTCTGGTGGGCTGCCTGCTGGTGCTGTTCGGCGCCGACTTCAAAGGCTGGGTCGAGCAACGCCTGGGCAGCATCGCCGGCGCCCTGCGCGTCCCGCTGATGGCCCTGCTGTGCATGATCGGCAGCGGCGCGGCGCTGATCTACGCCACACCCTGGGTGGTGAAGGGGCTGAGCCAGTTCAACAACTACAGCCTGGCGCCGGTGTTGTTGGTGGTGCTGGTGCTGATTGGCGTGGTCGCTGACCGCCGCTGA
- the metW gene encoding methionine biosynthesis protein MetW, whose amino-acid sequence MRADLEIIQEWIPAGSRVLDLGCGDGELLTWLRDHKQVTGYGLENDADNIAECVAKGINVIEQDLDKGLGNFASNSFDVVVMTQALQAVHYPDKILDEMLRVGRQCIITFPNFGHWRCRWYLASKGRMPVSEFLPYTWYNTPNIHFCTFEDFEELCREREAKVIDRLAVDQQHRHGWASKLWPNLLGEIGIYRVSSPGLQDHRIAV is encoded by the coding sequence ATGAGAGCTGATCTGGAAATCATCCAGGAATGGATCCCCGCCGGCAGCCGCGTGCTCGACCTCGGTTGCGGTGACGGCGAGTTGCTGACCTGGCTGCGCGACCACAAACAGGTCACCGGCTATGGCCTGGAAAACGACGCCGACAACATCGCCGAGTGCGTGGCCAAGGGCATCAACGTCATTGAGCAGGACCTGGACAAGGGCCTGGGCAACTTCGCCAGCAACAGCTTCGACGTCGTGGTAATGACCCAGGCCCTGCAAGCCGTACATTACCCGGACAAGATCCTCGACGAAATGCTGCGGGTCGGTCGCCAGTGCATCATCACCTTCCCCAACTTCGGCCACTGGCGCTGCCGCTGGTATCTGGCGAGCAAGGGCCGGATGCCAGTGTCCGAGTTCCTGCCGTACACCTGGTACAACACGCCGAACATCCACTTCTGCACCTTCGAAGACTTTGAAGAACTTTGCCGCGAACGTGAGGCGAAGGTCATTGATCGGCTTGCCGTGGATCAACAGCACCGTCACGGGTGGGCCAGTAAGCTATGGCCTAATCTGTTAGGTGAGATCGGTATCTACCGCGTCAGCAGCCCGGGGCTGCAGGATCACAGAATCGCGGTCTGA
- a CDS encoding DUF167 domain-containing protein encodes MSWFRWDGDDLILECHLQPAARSDDFAGLHGDRLKIRLTAPPVEGKANAYLMGFLAKAFGVSKSQVSLISGELNRQKRVKICSPKKLPDLPGLALP; translated from the coding sequence GTGAGCTGGTTCCGTTGGGACGGTGACGACTTGATCCTCGAGTGTCACCTGCAACCGGCAGCCCGCAGCGATGACTTCGCCGGGCTGCACGGCGACCGCCTGAAGATCCGCCTGACCGCGCCGCCGGTGGAGGGCAAGGCCAATGCGTATCTGATGGGGTTTCTGGCCAAGGCTTTCGGGGTTTCCAAGAGCCAGGTCAGCCTGATCAGCGGTGAGTTGAATCGGCAGAAGCGGGTGAAGATTTGCTCACCGAAGAAACTCCCGGATTTACCCGGTTTAGCTCTTCCTTGA
- a CDS encoding thiazole synthase, which yields MSIVRSDKPFVLAGRTYQSRLLVGTGKYRDMEETRLAIEASGAEIVTFAVRRTNLGQIEGEPNLLDVLSPDRYTFLPNTAGCYDAVEAVRTCRLARELLDGHNLVKLEVLADQKTLFPNVIETLKAAEVLVKEGFDVMVYTSDDPIIARQLAEIGCIAVMPLAGLIGSGLGICNPYNLQIILEEAKIPVLVDAGVGTASDATISMELGCDAVLMNSAIAHAQQPIMMAEAMKHAIVAGRLAYLAGRMPKKLYASASSPLDGLIK from the coding sequence ATGAGCATCGTTCGTAGCGACAAGCCTTTCGTTCTGGCCGGTCGTACTTACCAGTCGCGTTTGCTGGTCGGTACCGGCAAGTACCGTGACATGGAAGAAACCCGCCTGGCCATCGAAGCCTCGGGTGCCGAGATCGTCACCTTTGCCGTGCGCCGCACCAACCTGGGACAGATCGAAGGCGAGCCGAACCTGCTCGACGTACTGTCGCCGGATCGCTACACCTTTCTGCCGAACACCGCCGGTTGCTACGACGCTGTCGAGGCTGTGCGCACCTGTCGCCTGGCCCGTGAGCTGCTCGATGGTCATAACCTGGTGAAGCTGGAAGTGCTGGCCGACCAGAAAACCCTGTTCCCCAACGTGATCGAAACCCTCAAGGCCGCCGAAGTGCTGGTCAAGGAAGGCTTCGATGTGATGGTTTACACCAGTGATGATCCGATCATCGCCCGGCAACTGGCGGAAATCGGCTGCATCGCGGTGATGCCGCTGGCCGGTCTGATCGGTTCGGGCCTGGGGATCTGCAACCCGTACAACCTGCAGATCATCCTCGAAGAAGCCAAGATCCCGGTGCTGGTGGATGCTGGTGTCGGCACCGCTTCCGACGCCACCATCTCCATGGAGCTGGGCTGTGATGCGGTGCTGATGAACTCGGCGATCGCCCACGCTCAGCAGCCGATCATGATGGCTGAAGCCATGAAACACGCGATCGTCGCGGGCCGCCTGGCCTACCTCGCCGGCCGCATGCCGAAAAAACTCTATGCCAGCGCCTCTTCGCCGCTGGATGGTCTGATCAAGTAA
- the trmB gene encoding tRNA (guanosine(46)-N7)-methyltransferase TrmB has protein sequence MTESNDTPIQTEEGDERQHRRIKSFVMRAGRMTEGQQRGLDQGAPKFVLPLADAPVDYDQVFGRSAPRSLEIGFGMGHSLLEMAAAAPEQDFIGVEVHRPGVGALLNGVLTQGLTNLRVYDCDAIEVLNRCIADNSLDRLMLFFPDPWHKSRHHKRRIVQASFAELVRSKLKVGGILHMATDWEPYAEYMLEVMNVAPGYRNLAEDGKCVPRPAERPITKFERRGERLGHGVWDLKFEKLA, from the coding sequence ATGACTGAATCGAACGACACGCCAATCCAGACGGAAGAAGGCGACGAGCGCCAACACCGCCGCATCAAGAGCTTTGTGATGCGCGCCGGGCGCATGACCGAAGGCCAGCAGCGCGGCCTGGATCAGGGCGCGCCGAAGTTCGTCCTGCCGCTGGCCGATGCGCCTGTGGATTACGATCAGGTGTTCGGCCGTTCCGCGCCGCGTTCGCTGGAGATCGGTTTCGGCATGGGCCACTCGCTGCTGGAAATGGCAGCCGCTGCGCCGGAGCAGGATTTCATCGGTGTCGAGGTTCACCGTCCGGGTGTTGGCGCGCTGCTCAACGGCGTGCTGACCCAGGGCCTGACCAATCTGCGGGTCTACGATTGCGACGCGATCGAGGTGCTCAACCGCTGCATCGCCGACAACAGCCTCGATCGCCTGATGCTGTTTTTCCCGGATCCGTGGCACAAGAGCCGCCACCACAAGCGCCGCATCGTTCAGGCGTCCTTCGCTGAACTGGTGCGCAGCAAGCTGAAGGTTGGCGGCATTCTGCACATGGCCACCGACTGGGAGCCGTACGCCGAATACATGCTGGAAGTGATGAACGTCGCCCCGGGCTATCGCAACCTCGCCGAAGACGGCAAGTGCGTACCACGCCCGGCCGAACGCCCGATCACCAAGTTCGAACGCCGCGGCGAACGTCTTGGGCATGGCGTGTGGGATCTGAAGTTCGAAAAGCTCGCTTAA
- the rdgB gene encoding RdgB/HAM1 family non-canonical purine NTP pyrophosphatase — protein MINLKQLVLASHNAGKLKELQAMLGESVQLRSIGEFSSVEPEETGLSFVENAILKARNAARISGLPALADDSGLAVDFLGGAPGIYSARYADGKGDAANNAKLLDALKDVPEVERGAQFVCVLALVRHADDPLPILCEGLWHGRILTAASGDHGFGYDPLFWVPERNVSSAELSPSDKNQISHRARAMDLLRQRLGLK, from the coding sequence ATGATCAATCTCAAGCAACTCGTACTGGCCAGCCATAACGCCGGCAAACTCAAGGAACTCCAGGCAATGCTCGGCGAATCGGTGCAATTGCGCTCGATCGGCGAATTCAGCAGCGTGGAGCCGGAAGAAACCGGCCTGTCGTTCGTCGAGAACGCGATCCTCAAGGCCCGCAACGCCGCGCGCATCTCCGGGCTGCCGGCGCTGGCAGACGATTCGGGTCTGGCGGTGGACTTCCTCGGCGGTGCGCCGGGCATCTACTCGGCGCGCTATGCCGACGGCAAGGGCGACGCGGCAAACAACGCCAAACTGCTCGACGCCCTGAAAGACGTGCCTGAAGTCGAGCGCGGCGCACAGTTCGTCTGTGTGCTGGCGCTGGTGCGTCATGCCGACGATCCGCTGCCGATTCTGTGCGAAGGCCTGTGGCACGGGCGCATCCTGACCGCCGCCAGCGGTGATCACGGTTTCGGCTACGACCCGTTGTTCTGGGTGCCGGAGCGTAACGTGTCCAGCGCCGAGCTGAGCCCTAGCGACAAGAACCAGATCAGCCACCGCGCCCGTGCAATGGATCTGCTGCGCCAGCGTCTGGGCTTGAAATGA